In Homalodisca vitripennis isolate AUS2020 unplaced genomic scaffold, UT_GWSS_2.1 ScUCBcl_4282;HRSCAF=10372, whole genome shotgun sequence, the following are encoded in one genomic region:
- the LOC124372887 gene encoding glycoprotein-N-acetylgalactosamine 3-beta-galactosyltransferase 1-like has protein sequence MAKIESWFTSFMLGAVCGFFPTSLLLLITSNMLDKRVLHDLRFEQANSDPHKEQRQYSPLHQYNQKGEEVAFEMAKKVRILCWVATVPENHKTKAVHIRDTWGKRCNILLFMSSKNDSSLPSIAITTKEGREYLFDKTKAAMEYVYKFYMESIDWVLKADDDTFVVVENLRYILAKHDPSKALYLGCRFKPFATQGFMSGGAGYVISRAALRKFVQEAIPNKDKCLQSGSGAGEDVQMGICLMNVNVAIVDSRDDKGRGRFFPYSPEFHLFPVHSQPYEWYWEYQYYPDHEGLDCCSSTAVSFHYISPHQLRVLDYLVYTLRPHGTSLYYRNSSIVIHI, from the exons ATGGCCAAAATAGAGTCTTGGTTTACATCTTTCATGTTAGGAGCCGTGTGTGGTTTCTTCCCAACTTCCTTGTTGTTATTGATAACTTCCAATATGTTAGACAAGCGCGTGCTCCACGACCTGAG GTTCGAACAAGCAAACTCAGATCCACATAAAGAGCAACGTCAATACTCACCTCTACACCAATACAATCAGAAAG GTGAAGAAGTAGCCTTTGAGATGGCCAAGAAAGTACGTATCCTCTGCTGGGTTGCGACAGTGCCAGAGAATCACAAGACAAAAGCTGTGCATATCAGGGATACTTGGGGCAAGAGATGTAACATCCTGCTCTTCATGAGTTCCAAGAATG ACAGTTCCCTACCATCCATTGCTATCACTACAAAAGAAGGGAGAGAATATCTCTTTGATAAGACCAAAGCAGCGATGGAGTATGTCTATAAGTTCTACATGGAGTCAATTGATTGGGTTCTTAAGGCGGATGACGATAC ATTTGTTGTTGTGGAGAATTTGAGATATATCTTGGCAAAGCACGACCCTTCGAAAGCCCTATACCTGGGCTGCAGATTCAAACCCTTTGCCACTCAAGGATTTATGAGTGGTGGAGCAG GGTATGTAATAAGTAGAGCTGCATTGAGGAAGTTTGTTCAAGAAGCGATTCCAAACAAAGATAAATGTCTTCAAAGCGGAAGTGGTGCTGGAGAAGATGTTCAGATGG GAATATGCTTGATGAATGTGAACGTTGCGATCGTTGACAGTCGGGACGATAAGGGAAGAGGACGTTTCTTTCCTTACAGTCCCGAGTTCCATTTGTTCCCTGTCCACTCTCAACCATACGAATGGTACTGGGAGTACCAGTACTACCCGGATCACGAG GGCCTGGACTGCTGCTCCAGTACTGCCGTCTCCTTCCACTACATATCACCGCATCAGCTGCGTGTCCTTGATTATTTGGTATACACACTGCGGCCTCATGGTACTTCGTTATACTATCGTAACTCTTCCATTGTCATTCATATTTGA
- the LOC124372889 gene encoding uncharacterized protein LOC124372889, translating into MEQYSRRNCLEIQGIPEEKNENVLDIVKDVGRALGMDVSEEMIDTCHRLGQKDSGYRGPRGIIVRFVRRLDREALLQKRRERKKDFSTRHLSLDRPSDVPVYLNESLSPMRRKLMAKARMLKRDRGYKYIWLRNGNILLRKEEGSAVIQIKTQADLDKL; encoded by the coding sequence ATGGAGCAATACTCGCGGAGGAACTGTCTGGAGATCCAGGGAATTCccgaagaaaaaaatgaaaatgttctggATATTGTCAAGGACGTTGGTCGCGCACTGGGCATGGATGTCAGCGAGGAGATGATAGACACTTGCCACAGATTGGGCCAGAAAGACAGCGGTTATAGAGGACCACGAGGTATCATCGTGAGGTTCGTCCGTCGTCTGGACAGGGAGGCGCTCCTGCAGAAGAGACGTGAGAGGAAGAAGGACTTTTCCACTCGTCACCTTAGTCTTGACAGGCCGTCGGACGTTCCCGTGTACTTGAACGAGTCTCTGTCACCGATGAGGAGGAAGCTGATGGCCAAGGCGAGGATGCTCAAGAGGGACCGCGGCTACAAGTACATCTGGCTGCGCAACGGCAACATCCTGCTGCGTAAGGAAGAAGGATCTgctgtaattcaaattaaaacccaGGCTGACCTTGATAAGTTGTAG